One window from the genome of Anguilla rostrata isolate EN2019 chromosome 5, ASM1855537v3, whole genome shotgun sequence encodes:
- the LOC135255891 gene encoding small ribosomal subunit protein eS6 produces MKLNISFPATGCQKLIEVDDERKLRTFYEKRMATEVAADPLGEEWKGYMVRISGGNDRQGFPMKQGVLTHGRVRLLLSKGHSCYRPRRTGERKRKSVRGCIVDANLSVLNLVIIKKGEKDIPGLTDSTVPRRLGPKRASKIRKLFNLSKEDDVRQYVVRRPLTKEGKKPRSKAPRIQRLVTPRVLQHKRRRIALKKQRTQKNKEEASEYAKLLAKRMKEAKEKRQEQIAKRRRLSSLRASTSKSESSQK; encoded by the exons ATGAAG CTCAACATCTCTTTCCCGGCCACTGGCTGCCAGAAGCTGATCGAAGTGGACGACGAGCGCAAGCTGCGCACGTTCTACGAGAAGCGCATGGCCACCGAGGTGGCGGCCGACCCCCTCGGCGAGGAGTGGAAG GGCTACATGGTGCGCATCAGCGGGGGGAACGACAGGCAGGGCTTCCCCATGAAGCAGGGCGTGCTGACGCACGGGCGCGTGCGCCTCCTGCTCAGCAAGGGCCACTCCTGCTACCGGCCCCGCAGGACCGGCGAGCGCAAGCGCAAGTCCGTGCGCGGCTGCATCGTCGACGCCAACCTCAGCGTGCTCAACCTGGTCATCATCAAGAAAG GTGAGAAGGACATCCCAGGGCTGACCGACAGCACCGTCCCTCGCCGGCTGGGTCCCAAGAGGGCCAGCAAGATCCGCAAGCTCTTCAACCTGTCCAAGGAGGACGACGTCCGCCAGTACGTGGTGAGGAGGCCCCTGACCAAGGAAG gTAAGAAGCCGCGCTCCAAGGCCCCTAGGATCCAGCGGCTGGTGACGCCGCGCGTCCTGCAGCACAAGCGCCGCCGCATCGCGCTGAAGAAGCAGCGCACGCAGAAGAACAAGGAGGAGGCGTCCGAGTACGCCAAGCTGCTGGCCAAGAGGATGAAG GAGGCCAAGGAGAAGCGGCAGGAACAGATCGCCAAGAGACGCCGCCTGTCCTCCCTGCGGGCCTCCACGTCCAAGTCCGAGTCCAGCCAGAAGTAG